In the Ricinus communis isolate WT05 ecotype wild-type chromosome 3, ASM1957865v1, whole genome shotgun sequence genome, tttcagGGATTGTCACCCAGAGAATGTCTTTTCTTCCATGGAGACCATTATGACCCTTGTCTTAGAAGAAAGTGAAGAGATATCCCCAGAACTACTGTCTCCACTTTTAGCTAGTGCAAAAAAGGGCAATGAGGTCAATATCATTTCTATTTAGTATTTATCTTCTTTGTTCACTTTGCCTTTCATgaattttctaattctttCCTCTGTTCTTTAGGAAGTTCTACCTGTTGCTCGTAAGTTGGGAGAGAAAGTGCTTGAAAGCTGTGCTGCTAAGGTTAAACCTTACTTGCAACATGCTGTGACATCACTGTGCATATCATTAGATGATTACAGTGACATTGTTGGATCTATATGCCAAGAAATGTCTGGTTCTGTTGAGCAAAATGATCATGCTGCtgatgaaaataaagtaaGGTTTTGATTTTTCTGAATATGACATTGTATTACACATCACATTGTGatgatattaattattgatgtaaagtatgcattattttatatgtcaagctgtttttctattttctttagatGAGTCAATAGATAGCTTCTTGAACCTTTTCTTTCTATGCTCTCCTTCTTGAATTGTTCTTTGACCTATCAAGTGTTGGATATCTTCATGAAATAAAGCCTGTTGTTATGAGTCCTTTTCAGTAGaattttcttcatttactGATGTCATAACAACTTCTGCATGGCATCTCATACAGTATATCATGCATCATACAGTATTGAAACTGTTGGCTATAGGATAGTTGGTTGATCTTGACCTCGGTTTACTAGAGTGATTGTCTGTCTTttaaccaaatcaaatacttgTATGACTCTATTAACTCAGCTTTGTTAACTTGCTGCAGGTTGAAACATTGAAGCCAGCAGGAGGATCATCTGACGAGGCTGCCCAGGCATGACACTTTTCATTgtaaattatttactattattcCCTTAacatcttttatcttttattttttctgattaATTTGTTGGTTCAGGCTGATGTGGAAATAGTACCAGAAGCAGATTCTTTTAAACAAGCTGATCCTATAAATGACAAATCTCCTAAGTCAGTTGTGAGCAATGGTGCTGCCCAGGTTGGTGAGGATGACTCCTTGGCAGATTCTTGTTcattgaagaaaaaggatgatgGTGATCGTGCCAATCAGCTAACAGGTGGTGTTGAGACACCAAGCAATGCTGAGCCTGATAAATTGGATGTTGAGAAGGCAGTTATTGAGGAGAGCAAGCCAGAACAGGCTAGTAAGTCGAGAGGAAGGAAAGTTAACTCATCAACAAAGTTGGCAGAACCTTCTGAAAGTTTTCAGATTGGTGCAGAAGAGGAAGCTCAAAAATTACTGGATGCTAAACCTCCTAGCAAGGATGTTCCTAGCTCTCCACGTCAGGAAGCATCCACAGACGAAGCTTTGTCTTTGGATATTAAACAAGAGATTGATAGCAGTCAGCCTTCCTCTCCAAAGGCACAAGAGggtgaaattaaaaatgaggCTGATGGTAGTCAGCCTTCCTCTCCAAAGGCACAAGAGGGTGAATCTATGTCAGTTGCTTCTCCATCTGGAAGTGGCAGCCTTCCTGAAGAAAGTCTTTCCAAGAAGGCTGGACGATTGAAGAGGAAAGACAGTCTGATCAAAGATTTGGAGCCATCTGCTGAAGATGTTCCTAGAAAGGCATCTGAAGGAACAAGTGACTCGGAAACTAAACCAAACAAACGTTCTGCTAGAAAGGGGCCTGCCAGGATTTCCAATGAGGAAAAGGCACCTGCTGGGATCTCCAATGAGGAAAAGGCACCTGCTAGGATCTCCAATGAGGAAAGGGCACCAATGGCAACGGATGTGTCCCAGAAGGAAAGTGGCCCTACTGATGAATCAGAGGAAAAACCTCTGAAGCAACCCTCTAAAAAGGCGGATTCAAGCAGTAATAATGGTGATGGATCTTCATTAAATCAACCTGAGGATAAGAAACAGCGCAGTCGTGGAAAGTCTACCTCAGAAAAGAAACTGTCCAAAAGCTCAACCAAAGATTATGACAAGGTATTTGTTTGTGTCTCAGCCTTCAATAATGGCTTGCAGATTGTTTAGTTGCATGTAAATTCTGTTTGCCGAATTCATCGATGATAAGTTACCATTGTGATTTTTCAGGAAAAAGTCTCTTCACCAAAATCAGCTGCAAAATCAACTAAAGATTTGCATTTATTGGAAGAGACACCCAAGACTGATACCAAGAGGAAGCGTGCCTCGGATAGTAAAAAGGTTGCCTTCATATAACCCAAACTCTTAATAATTTTCACAATTGCTTATTGATTTTTGTTGGTCACTTGTTAGTGAGGAGTGCATATATCCTACCATAAGAGAGGTAACCATCGTTCAGAAGTCTGAGAGTTTGCCATGCACATCTGAGCGTTCTTTTGAATCCCCCCTGcacaagaaattaaataaataacaaaccCTTGACAATCtgacatttatatttaatctagCACATGCTTGTACAGTACATCTATTTGCGTGTTctaggagttttctttttccgtTTTATCTTGTAGAGACAGTTGGCAATGTCagtatataattatttgtttatcaaAGTTAATATTTCATGAATGCTAGTGGCACACgtaatcatattaataattcttCCCTGGTAAAGCTGGCAGcatctttgtttaatttgcaCTTTGTTTCATAAATGTTTTAACGTTTTATTCTTCAAGCAAATATTGTCACGTTTGCTACTTGTCGGCATGGCTTAAAGTTAAAGGTTGTCATCTTCTCCAAGTGAGTTTCTCAATTAACCAACTGCTCTGTCAGGCATCTGGAGAGAAAGACTATGACTCTGATCTCGTTGGTTTAAGAGTTAAAGTTTGGTGGCCACATGATCGCGCGTAAGTTCTGACCTTTTTGGCATTTAACTTCCATAGCAGTTGCTAGAGCTGATATTCAAATTCCtgttaaatactatttacaaatacaTGTTCATATGGACGAGTGCAAGTTTACTTAATATCTGTGATATTTAATCCTAATACCTGAAGTGCTAGCGGTGGAACTATCAATTTTTTGGATCTCTAGCAAAATATTTTCACACAAGTTTTCTCATGTATACCATATTATATGATAAGTACTGTACAAATGCATGTTCATATGTATGACTACAAACTACAAGTTTGTTTGATCTCTGTTTTATTTAATCCTAATACCTGATATGCTAGCTGTGAACTCTTAATTTGTTGGATCTgtatcaaaatatacttacACAAGTTTTCTTACATGTTAGaccatattataatattacacATCTTTGGCTTATGCGATAGAGATTCAACTGAGAGCTTGATTTCACTCAACTTTGTgatttcttgaaaaaaaaaagatcccTCTCCTAATATCACTGTATTGCTGTCATGGTGGAATAACTTTCAATAGCCCATGCCTCTCGTGGCACCATATTGTTTCTTGTGTCAAATGAATCTCTAGCTGTAATCAGTGCTCTGTCACACATGAGCCGGCACTTAAGCTTTCTAAAATGCTTATCATGTGGTACAAATTTCTTGTTGCCCTTTTTATCGCAAACGCTAATTTCGACCAGAGATGAGCACTGTAGTAACTGTGCCTTCTACCATTACAAGTTTGGTTCTTATTGTTCTGCTTATTAGCTGTTAGCAATTTTATCTCTCTGATAGTGCATTAATTTGTGTgtttttttatacaaatttgCAGATTCTATGATGGTGTGATTCGTAATTATGATCCAGTCAAAAAGAAGCATGAGGTGAAGCCAGATCTcgattagtttctttttcccaGAGGATTGTTTTTGTTACATCTGCTGCGTATTTGCTTgtctattatttattcttagtTTGTGCTCAGTTATAAATGCAGACAAGCAtaatgtttcattttcatatatGTATCCATGTGAAAGACAAAGTGGGTTATGTTAACACACTTGTCTGCATCTGAATAAggaaaaaacatataaatacaaaGTAGAGTTTGGTACCATACATGTCTACATCTGAATAAGTAAAAGAAGTGTCCATGTAAACTGACTATATTCCTTCATGCAGGTTGCATATGATGATGGAGAAGTGGAAATATTAAATCTCAAAAGGCAAAGGTGGGAATTTATTGAAGATGATGGTACGCCAGATGAGGTGAGATGGCTACCTAAGTGTTATAACTCTTCGATTTTCTAGATTTTGCATTGACGCTTTTTCTGGGCAGGAAGAAGAAGTTGATTCCCGAAGTCTGGATGTTGCTTCTGAAAGGTATATCTGAATTATCTAATCCTTATTATATGGTAACGACATTATCCTTTAATTTTGGGTTGGGTAACCCAGTGGTCCTCATTTGACATGGAGGAACTACCAAGTTTAGCGAATATTTCCAGGCTTTGCGCACTTATTTGGCTTTCTGGTTTGATTTGAGAACACACTGAATTATACATGATGATTCTGACCAGGCCTCCAAAGAAGAAAGCTAAAACAATTCCCAATCGGTCTTCTAAGCTAGGAAAGGTGGATGCTTCTCCAGTGAGGTGAGATATTTTCTCCTGGGCCTACGTCTTTGTTGTTACTTGGACTTCTCATAATTGATATTCAAATTGGTAGGGGGGGAGGGGGTTCCTCCAGCAAACCCAAAAGTGCAGTAACAAAATCTGGACAAAAGTCTAAAGAAGTTGGAAAAACAGATAGCAAATCTTTGGATGATCCAAAAGCCATCAAAAAAGTAGAGGATGATAGTGTTGGCAAAACTAAAGATAAAAGTGGAATTAAATCTACTGGCATTAGTTCAAAGACAGCCAGCAAATTGAAAATTGATGACGTCAGTACATCCAAGACTGGCAAGTTCAAAGAGGATGGGTCTAAAACACCCAAATCCTCCAAGTCCAAGGATGAAACCAGGAAAACTGGCAAATCCAAGCAAGATACACCAAAGGTTACCCCCAGTGCCAAGGGTAAATCTCCAAAGACCAGTGGCAAATCAAATGTTAATGGTACTGGAAAGTTGAAATCTGGTGCTTCGAAAGGTAAAGAAACTGAAGAAACTGGAGAGAATTCAACAGATTCAGATGAACCACAAGAAAGTATGAAGGGGAAGTCTCTGAGCTCAACCAAAAGACAGGGAAGCGAGGGAAAGAGTGGGAAAAAGCGGCGAAGAGCTTAAAGTTTACCCGTGCTATCTTAATTGCTATTTGTTGCAGCAAAGCTGTCTAGTCTCTGCATGTCAGTAAGGACCCCAGCCACTTCTTGCAGCTCTTTTTGTTGATGTCCAAGCGTCGCATTCACACAGTAGGCCATTGTTTGGGTACTAGGTGTCTTTTGACATAATTCCTAGGCTTTGGCTATTTCAAAAACAGTTTAGTGTAGTTTATAGCAGTTGTAGGATTAGTTTTCCTTTCTGTTAATTGTTTCTAGATGGAAATTATGTGAATTGGGAGTGGCGGTAGAGTACATTGAGTTAGCTTTGTTAAATAGATGCTTTTATAGGTAATGTCACAGATTCGCAATCTCGCTGTCAGCAATGTCTTTTACTTGCTAGCCTTATTATGATCACAGAACTGCTGTTGGCATTGCATCACCGCTTCTAGTTTTAAGATTTACCTTTGCGGGGTTGCATTAGGTATGCAACTCTGCATATGACCATTTGCGTGGCGTGTTGTGTTGAAATAAGTACGACATAAATATCCTTACTGCCAGCCCTAATAATGGGCTCTGCGGAGGCCCATCAGCAGCCTTTAATGGACCGAGACTATAAAGGCTGCTGATGGGCCTCTGCGGAACCCATTATTAGGGCTGGTTGAAGTCGGGCAGCGAAATAGAGTAATTCAATTACAGGCAcccaaatataaaaaagaattatttaaaactattttgtATTATTACAACTCAAACAATGGTCGAGTAAGACGTCCGAAGTAGCCgagaaaaatccaaaaatgtCAGTAATTGTATTAACAAATAGATTTATTTCTGAACTAAAAAGTGAAAATCTTTCTAATGATTCGTTGTGTTGCATGCTTAGTAACGcccaattaaaaaaatagttaactTATGTGAATGTAAAAAAGTAGAAAACTACGGCATACATAAATTAATGCTTGTCGATGTCATTATCAGAGGTTACTCAACAACACATCAAGTATGAAGTATGAATCACAGCTAAATATCGGTTGATTATGGGTCTAAACTGTTTAATCAAAGTGATAGTTGGTAATAGCAAGAACCTGTTTGGCGACGTAGGGTTTAGCATTCATCCATCAAATAAGTGGATAATGTTGAGGTTATCATTTCTCCAACGTCTACAAAGATGTAATAATATCACCACATAAAATGTTATAATATGCAGCAGAATCCAACAAAGCAAATATGTAACAATTCAGCTCGTCTGTTTTGGttgaattttatgttattggATTGATTGACTTTCAACCCTCcacacattttatttttttaattttataaaagtaaacaCAAAATTGACTTCCATTCCGACAATAATGTATTTGGACCCAAACAtcagaatttttatctttttacaGATGATTATATAACATATATCTACTAGTGGTATATGCAATTTCTTAATTGTATCTCCTGTTACAGTTTCTTCCTTTTGACATATAATGCTTGCAAAAGTATTCTTTAGCAACCACTTTTATTGCTCTAGTGCGTCAAGTTGCGTCTTGTCCACTTGTTTGGTTTTTTTCTCGTATAATAATTGCTCAACCCAACATTATAACATTTGCTCATTCATTTAAGTAATCATATAATAGCTCTAACTTTTGTGACTATGGCTGGCCCCAATCCCCACAATGCAACATCTCCTTGCCCCCCGCTTGGGTAGCCTCCAGAGAGGTATTAGTGGGTCGCTCTTTGTTTTTGTTGGTTAGTTGTTGAAACTCAAATTCCAATTCCCTTTTATCATCCATTTGTCCTCACTTTTGTGAAAccctaattattattattattattgttattttatgtatatatagcCTTTATCTAGACTTTATTGGTCAAAGGTTACTGCAAAGTGAAAAAAATTCTGTATATCTTTAAAGAATAGGGTGAGAGAATACTTCAAGATATGATTCAGGAAGCAAATAGTGaccctctttttttctttttgttggttGTATAGACCTAGTGTTCATGTCAGGTCTTTGTAACACTCCTATTTTGGTCTAATAatggattattttttattcttgtcTGAGAAATCTTAAGAAGAACCATCAAGAAAAATGGATATATGGCATTTAGTGGATGGTGCCAAATAGAAACTAATTAAATACCATACCATATTACCATGAATCTTATATAATGAATGAAAGGTGTCTGTGTCAAAATATTTGGCGATGAGAATGGATCGATTCCCACGTCAATTTGTCTTAGAAATTGAAAGTAAGATATGACTTCCCCTTTAAAGGGAGAACAGGCGTGCACGATTCTATTTCAAAGTGTTTGCATCAATAAGTGGAGTTGCTCCATTGTCCCCATTAATACATGTCTCTGACTTTCCTAATTttcaggttttttttttcataaaatattgagaattatatactaaaaatgaCCCACTCAAATGTTATAAATAGTaaacaaaatttcaataatCTGTTTGATAATAGTCATTATTGAAAATTACTGAATTTCTTACCACacacatttaattaatattgatttttcaaaaaaagaaaccttAGTCATTTAAACAAATTTAGACATAACAACTATGTAATATAAGAGAACTCCAAAGttttatatgtaatattatctttcatatttatattttctaagactaaagttttaaatagaaattgttttctataaataaCCAATTAACTCTGCTTAATTGccataaaatctttaaatatataaaaaaaatgtacaAGTCAACAATCATTTgaagatatatttaaaatagtttttgaCTTGATCTAAACTTTTAAATAGGACCCATAtcaaatcatttaaaaaataacaattaaaatttaaaataattaaatgataagTGGGGTGAATGAACACTA is a window encoding:
- the LOC8274194 gene encoding sister chromatid cohesion protein PDS5 homolog C — protein: MSSSDKELEQQLMEAGNKLLNPPPSVDELLPLLDQVENCLSKVEQSPTASMKSALSPSQNALVADPLFRHSDIDVKVAVASCISEITRITAPDAPYDDDQMKDVFQLIVSSFENLADKSSRSYGKRTSILETVAKVRSCVVMLDLECDALIIEMFQHFLSAIRDCHPENVFSSMETIMTLVLEESEEISPELLSPLLASAKKGNEEVLPVARKLGEKVLESCAAKVKPYLQHAVTSLCISLDDYSDIVGSICQEMSGSVEQNDHAADENKVETLKPAGGSSDEAAQADVEIVPEADSFKQADPINDKSPKSVVSNGAAQVGEDDSLADSCSLKKKDDGDRANQLTGGVETPSNAEPDKLDVEKAVIEESKPEQASKSRGRKVNSSTKLAEPSESFQIGAEEEAQKLLDAKPPSKDVPSSPRQEASTDEALSLDIKQEIDSSQPSSPKAQEGEIKNEADGSQPSSPKAQEGESMSVASPSGSGSLPEESLSKKAGRLKRKDSLIKDLEPSAEDVPRKASEGTSDSETKPNKRSARKGPARISNEEKAPAGISNEEKAPARISNEERAPMATDVSQKESGPTDESEEKPLKQPSKKADSSSNNGDGSSLNQPEDKKQRSRGKSTSEKKLSKSSTKDYDKEKVSSPKSAAKSTKDLHLLEETPKTDTKRKRASDSKKASGEKDYDSDLVGLRVKVWWPHDRAFYDGVIRNYDPVKKKHEVAYDDGEVEILNLKRQRWEFIEDDGTPDEEEEVDSRSLDVASERPPKKKAKTIPNRSSKLGKVDASPVRGGGGSSSKPKSAVTKSGQKSKEVGKTDSKSLDDPKAIKKVEDDSVGKTKDKSGIKSTGISSKTASKLKIDDVSTSKTGKFKEDGSKTPKSSKSKDETRKTGKSKQDTPKVTPSAKGKSPKTSGKSNVNGTGKLKSGASKGKETEETGENSTDSDEPQESMKGKSLSSTKRQGSEGKSGKKRRRA